The proteins below come from a single Bacteroidales bacterium WCE2004 genomic window:
- a CDS encoding major paralogous domain-containing protein, whose amino-acid sequence MKLNRWLLPAALVAALAVAGGCKKDTAVTKKSLNGELKLSVPAVVEVGYTKTFMIDTLMTLSCPDGSPIGYYFVDPDTNTRDTLVNADGSFRKHLYTLTVADKRESQTLTLTAFMDKDSDYTGQSGTAAFLIVRGGLDEQGSLTRFNASASAGSFQDARDGREYYYTSVNGLDWLRHNLAWTGAGVPAWNCDAMTGIFGRYYTWEEAQTACPEGWRLPTDAELTALQDGAAPGEDIKGLAGRLMGDIYFNGDRLWEYWREVKITDAFLFSAIPAGYANVGGGAADFRGQYTYAAFWTADEEDGEGICRYIFHSKDIVYRGKMSKTDFAASVRCVR is encoded by the coding sequence ATGAAGTTGAACAGATGGTTGCTCCCTGCCGCACTGGTCGCCGCGCTCGCGGTGGCGGGAGGATGCAAGAAAGATACGGCCGTGACGAAGAAAAGCCTGAACGGCGAGCTCAAGCTGAGCGTTCCCGCCGTGGTCGAGGTCGGATACACCAAGACTTTCATGATCGATACGCTGATGACGCTTTCCTGCCCGGACGGCTCTCCCATCGGCTATTATTTCGTCGATCCCGACACGAACACCCGCGACACGCTCGTCAACGCCGACGGCTCTTTCCGCAAGCATCTCTACACGCTGACGGTCGCCGACAAGCGGGAGTCCCAGACCCTGACCCTGACGGCCTTCATGGACAAGGACTCCGACTATACCGGCCAGTCCGGCACGGCCGCTTTCCTGATCGTGCGCGGGGGCCTCGACGAGCAGGGCTCGCTCACCCGTTTCAACGCTTCCGCGTCCGCCGGCTCCTTCCAGGACGCCCGTGACGGCCGGGAATACTACTATACCAGCGTGAACGGCCTGGATTGGTTGCGCCACAACCTGGCGTGGACCGGCGCAGGCGTACCCGCCTGGAACTGCGACGCGATGACCGGCATCTTCGGCCGCTACTACACCTGGGAGGAGGCGCAGACCGCCTGCCCCGAGGGCTGGCGGCTGCCGACCGACGCCGAGCTGACGGCCCTGCAGGATGGCGCGGCGCCCGGCGAGGACATCAAGGGCCTGGCCGGCCGGCTGATGGGCGACATCTATTTCAACGGCGACCGGCTGTGGGAATACTGGCGTGAGGTGAAGATCACCGACGCCTTCCTCTTCTCCGCGATTCCGGCCGGCTATGCCAACGTCGGCGGCGGTGCCGCGGATTTCCGCGGACAGTACACCTACGCCGCATTCTGGACCGCCGACGAGGAGGATGGCGAGGGCATCTGCCGCTACATCTTCCACAGCAAGGACATCGTCTACCGCGGCAAGATGTCGAAGACCGATTTCGCCGCTTCGGTGCGCTGCGTCAGATAG
- a CDS encoding ComEC/Rec2-related protein, with translation MAALLPPGSDALFWAGAGACLAAGGLLVAAAGRGPRTPCLLALFWALGVLCQATAALAPGPAGPWPPAERALGALLRAIDAAGFPHADTAALLKALLAGRREGLDAATVAAFRDAGAAHILALSGLHLGILYGILQGALAWMGHSRAATAARSALSVGAAGFFLLMTGASPSLVRAFLFICLNELSRLLPGRRRHLTAIFFAALTLQLAVSPGVVSSLGFQLSYLALLGIVLVHPRLEAWYPAGHRADPVRRIWSAMALTLSCQAFTAPLVWLRFHTFPRHFLLTNLGALPLTEGFILCSLPALLPGCPQGIKNLADAVGQALLYFLETVAAI, from the coding sequence ATGGCGGCCTTGTTGCCGCCGGGGAGCGATGCGCTTTTCTGGGCCGGTGCGGGCGCTTGTCTCGCGGCCGGCGGGCTGCTCGTGGCCGCCGCCGGACGCGGCCCGCGCACCCCCTGCCTGCTGGCGCTATTCTGGGCGCTCGGCGTGCTCTGCCAGGCCACCGCCGCGCTGGCGCCGGGGCCCGCGGGGCCGTGGCCCCCGGCGGAGCGGGCCCTCGGCGCGCTGCTGCGCGCCATCGACGCGGCGGGTTTCCCGCACGCGGACACCGCCGCGCTGCTGAAGGCCCTGCTGGCCGGGCGGCGCGAGGGGCTCGACGCCGCCACGGTGGCGGCTTTCCGCGATGCGGGCGCCGCCCACATCCTGGCCCTGTCGGGCCTGCACCTGGGCATCCTCTACGGCATCCTGCAGGGCGCGCTGGCCTGGATGGGGCACAGCCGCGCGGCCACGGCCGCGCGCAGCGCCCTGTCGGTCGGCGCGGCGGGGTTCTTCCTGCTGATGACCGGCGCCTCCCCTTCCCTCGTGCGCGCTTTCCTGTTCATCTGCCTGAACGAACTTTCCCGGCTCCTGCCGGGACGCAGGCGCCACCTGACGGCCATCTTCTTCGCCGCGCTCACCCTCCAGCTCGCCGTCTCGCCCGGCGTGGTCTCGAGCCTGGGCTTCCAGCTCTCCTACCTCGCGCTGCTCGGCATCGTGCTGGTCCACCCGCGGCTCGAGGCCTGGTACCCGGCCGGGCACCGGGCGGACCCGGTGCGGCGCATCTGGAGCGCGATGGCGCTCACGCTGTCCTGCCAGGCCTTCACGGCCCCGCTCGTCTGGCTGCGCTTCCATACCTTCCCCCGCCATTTCCTGCTGACCAACCTGGGCGCGCTGCCCCTGACCGAGGGATTCATCCTCTGCTCCCTCCCCGCCCTGCTTCCCGGCTGCCCGCAGGGCATAAAAAACCTGGCCGATGCGGTCGGCCAGGCACTCCTTTATTTTCTCGAAACGGTCGCCGCTATCTGA
- a CDS encoding thiamine biosynthesis lipoprotein, which yields MREKPLTLYKYFAEAMKYRIIFSILLAAFLSAACQQHRYYVFSGYAQGGVYSVKADLAGVKTPPKAIQARIDALLDSIDFSLSGYNKNSLLSRYNRGEEIFPDRFFTEVRALSERYRTETGGAFDHASGPLFDIWGFGFTADSLPAPERVAAALAACKEEKVLNFNAIAQGYTCDVVADYLQGLGVVNMLVDIGEIYCAGVNPSGRGWTIAVDNPVDDNQVPGSDLLDTWQSAGRSCGIVTSGNYRKFYIRDGKKYAHTIDPRTGCPVTHDLLSATIVAPTAAEADALATACMVLGPEPARALIEARDDIEGYLICAGDTWMSEGFRAQLADRDIPQK from the coding sequence ATGCGCGAAAAACCGCTAACTTTGTACAAATACTTTGCCGAAGCGATGAAATACCGAATCATTTTTTCCATTCTCCTGGCGGCCTTCCTGTCCGCCGCTTGCCAGCAGCACCGCTACTACGTCTTCTCGGGCTACGCCCAGGGAGGCGTCTATAGCGTCAAGGCCGACCTGGCCGGGGTCAAGACCCCGCCTAAGGCCATCCAGGCGCGCATCGACGCGCTGCTCGATTCGATCGACTTCAGCCTGTCGGGGTACAACAAGAATTCGCTCCTGTCGCGCTACAACCGGGGCGAGGAGATCTTCCCCGACCGTTTCTTCACGGAAGTGCGCGCCCTGTCGGAGCGCTACCGCACCGAGACCGGCGGCGCCTTCGACCACGCCTCCGGCCCGCTCTTCGACATCTGGGGCTTCGGCTTCACCGCCGACAGCCTGCCCGCCCCGGAGCGCGTGGCGGCGGCCCTGGCAGCCTGCAAGGAAGAGAAAGTATTGAATTTCAACGCCATCGCCCAGGGCTACACCTGCGACGTCGTGGCAGACTACCTCCAGGGGCTCGGCGTGGTCAACATGCTCGTGGACATCGGCGAGATCTACTGCGCCGGCGTCAACCCCTCCGGACGGGGCTGGACCATCGCCGTGGACAATCCCGTGGACGACAATCAGGTGCCCGGCAGCGACCTGCTCGATACCTGGCAGTCGGCGGGCCGGTCCTGCGGCATCGTCACGTCCGGCAACTACCGCAAGTTCTACATCAGGGACGGCAAGAAATACGCCCACACCATCGACCCGCGCACCGGCTGTCCGGTCACGCACGACCTGCTCAGCGCGACCATCGTGGCCCCGACCGCGGCCGAGGCGGACGCCCTGGCCACGGCCTGCATGGTCCTCGGCCCCGAGCCCGCCAGGGCGCTGATCGAGGCGCGCGACGACATCGAGGGCTACCTGATCTGCGCCGGGGACACCTGGATGTCGGAAGGCTTCCGCGCGCAGCTGGCGGATAGGGATATTCCG
- a CDS encoding acetate kinase codes for MIILVINCGSSSVKYQLLDMKNDDVYDLLAKGIVEKIGLPDGSLTHKPTGKDPYTVTLPIPDHKVGMKLVLDALVDPEHGVLSSFDDIEAVGHRIVQGADFFSGSTVVNDDVLKKIEICCDFAPLHNPAHLLGIHAISHVLPDVPQVVTFDTAFHQTMEPYAYMYALPYEYYEKYRVRRYGAHGTSHQYVSQRGAKLAGLDLAHSKIITCHLGNGSSVTAIRDGKVVDTSMGFTPLEGMIMGTRCGNIDANIIPYLMKKENLTPDEMTTIMNKKSGFLGLSGKSSDLRDMDAAAKAGDVRAKIVLKKLTYDTIKNVGAYIAEMNGVDLIVFTAGIGENNPRLRRRICENLGYMGVKIDSDANDAARSAETIISAPDSTVKVALIPTNEELVIARDTMHLVSELEN; via the coding sequence ATGATTATCCTTGTAATCAATTGTGGCAGTTCTTCCGTGAAGTACCAGCTCCTGGACATGAAGAACGACGACGTGTACGATCTGCTGGCCAAAGGCATCGTCGAGAAGATCGGCTTGCCTGACGGCTCTCTCACCCATAAACCCACCGGCAAGGACCCTTACACGGTCACCCTCCCCATTCCCGACCATAAAGTCGGCATGAAACTCGTGCTCGACGCCCTCGTGGATCCGGAGCATGGCGTGCTCTCCAGCTTCGACGACATCGAGGCGGTCGGCCACCGCATCGTGCAGGGCGCCGACTTCTTCTCCGGGAGCACGGTCGTCAACGACGACGTCCTCAAGAAGATCGAGATCTGCTGCGACTTCGCCCCGCTGCACAACCCGGCCCACCTGCTCGGCATCCACGCCATCTCGCACGTCCTGCCGGACGTCCCGCAGGTCGTGACCTTCGATACGGCCTTCCACCAGACGATGGAACCGTACGCCTATATGTACGCCCTCCCTTACGAGTATTACGAGAAATACCGCGTGCGCCGTTACGGCGCCCACGGCACCTCGCACCAATACGTCTCCCAGCGCGGCGCCAAGCTCGCCGGCCTGGACCTGGCGCACTCCAAGATCATCACCTGCCACCTCGGCAACGGCAGCTCCGTGACCGCCATCCGCGACGGTAAGGTCGTGGACACCTCGATGGGCTTCACCCCGCTCGAGGGCATGATCATGGGCACGCGCTGCGGCAACATCGACGCCAACATCATCCCGTACCTGATGAAGAAGGAAAACCTCACGCCGGACGAGATGACGACCATCATGAACAAGAAGAGCGGCTTCCTCGGCCTGTCCGGCAAGAGCTCCGACCTGCGCGACATGGACGCGGCCGCCAAGGCCGGCGACGTCCGCGCCAAGATCGTGCTCAAGAAGCTCACCTACGATACCATCAAGAACGTCGGCGCCTACATCGCCGAGATGAACGGCGTGGACCTTATCGTCTTCACCGCCGGCATCGGCGAGAACAACCCGCGCCTGCGCCGCCGCATCTGCGAGAACCTCGGCTACATGGGCGTCAAGATCGACTCCGACGCCAACGACGCGGCCCGCAGCGCCGAGACCATCATCTCCGCCCCGGATTCCACCGTCAAGGTGGCCCTCATCCCGACCAACGAAGAGCTGGTGATCGCCCGTGACACGATGCATCTCGTCTCCGAATTAGAAAACTAG